The following coding sequences are from one Halobacteriovorax sp. JY17 window:
- the fbaA gene encoding class II fructose-bisphosphate aldolase, producing MPIATHEQYCAMLDKAKNEGFAFPAINVTSTSTANAALAAFAEMKSDGIIQVSTGGGKFASGVAVGDEVMGAISIAQHVHLMATKYDVCIALHTDHCHPEKVDSFLIPLIEETEKRRAQGLPNLFNSHMFDGSVLPTSENIEMSKMLHERCAKSEIILEIETGVVGGEEDGVNNEDAPADKLYTTPEEMVEVTKALRPIGRFMYAATFGNVHGVYKPGNVKLRPAVLKEGQEAVEKELGKDATNWLVFHGGSGSDLSEIHETLGYGVIKMNIDTDTQYEYSRAVVDHMFKNYDAMLKIEGEVGNKKYYDPRAWMKAGELNMTKRIAKACKDLKSGGKSILL from the coding sequence ATGCCAATCGCTACTCACGAACAATATTGCGCAATGCTAGATAAAGCTAAGAATGAAGGTTTTGCTTTTCCTGCAATCAACGTAACTTCTACTTCTACGGCCAATGCAGCCCTTGCTGCTTTTGCGGAAATGAAGTCAGACGGAATTATTCAAGTCTCAACTGGCGGTGGAAAATTTGCTTCAGGAGTTGCTGTTGGTGACGAAGTAATGGGAGCAATTTCAATCGCTCAACACGTTCATTTAATGGCCACAAAGTATGATGTCTGCATTGCTCTTCACACGGATCACTGTCACCCTGAAAAAGTAGACTCTTTCCTCATTCCTCTAATTGAAGAAACTGAAAAGAGAAGAGCGCAAGGGCTTCCTAACCTCTTCAACTCTCACATGTTTGATGGATCAGTTCTACCAACAAGTGAAAATATTGAAATGAGTAAAATGCTTCACGAGAGATGCGCAAAATCAGAAATTATTCTTGAAATAGAAACTGGTGTTGTTGGTGGTGAAGAAGACGGTGTTAATAACGAAGACGCCCCTGCTGATAAGCTCTATACAACACCAGAAGAAATGGTTGAAGTAACAAAAGCTCTTCGTCCTATAGGAAGATTTATGTACGCGGCAACTTTTGGAAATGTTCACGGCGTTTATAAGCCGGGTAACGTTAAGCTGAGACCAGCTGTTCTAAAAGAAGGACAAGAAGCTGTAGAAAAAGAACTTGGAAAAGATGCTACTAACTGGCTTGTCTTCCACGGAGGGTCTGGTTCAGATTTAAGCGAAATTCACGAAACACTCGGGTACGGTGTTATTAAAATGAATATCGATACAGATACTCAGTACGAATACTCTAGAGCTGTTGTTGATCATATGTTTAAGAACTACGATGCGATGTTAAAGATCGAAGGTGAAGTAGGAAATAAGAAGTACTACGATCCAAGAGCATGGATGAAGGCCGGCGAGCTGAATATGACGAAGAGAATTGCAAAAGCTTGCAAGGACCTCAAGTCAGGCGGAAAATCCATCCTTCTCTAA
- the pepN gene encoding aminopeptidase N, translating to MKDATPKTIFLKDYAPSDYLISTIHLTFNLDDTKTQVISRMEVKANYDLSGGKRDMFLNGEELSLNKILVDEVELSSEQYEFVDEGLILKEVKESFILEIHNTINPEANKALDGLYKSGSIFCTQNEPEGFRRITYFIDRPDIMAVYTTKVIADKSKYPVLLSNGNPISYGDLEDGKHFVEWLDPFVKPSYLYALVAGDLGLVQDEFITMTGRKIDLRIYVDKGNESKCGHAMESLKNSMKWDEEVYGREYDLDIYMIVAVDAFNMGAMENKGLNIFNSAYVLADPKTATDANFFGIEGVIGHEYFHNWTGNRITCRDWFQLTLKEGLTVFRDQEFSSDMNSRVVNRISNIQTLKSRQFVEDAGPTAHPIKPSSYIEINNFYTMTIYEKGSEVIRMIHTLLGPKGFRKGTDKYFELFDGQAVTTEDFIHAMSIANDNYDFSQFKNWYHQAGTPEVEIKTSYNEAANEYSITLTQSCKATPGQTDKKPYLMPFAMGLVDKSGNDFPLKLKEVFTAQPQIEKNILHLTQESETFTFTGIDHEPIPSFNRGFSAPINLKTDRSLSDYVYLMANDNDEFNRYESAQNLAKSLMLCLVQDAANGVELKLDEPYVEAYGKLIADSSLDHSFKALALGIPSEGVLHQSQEVVDFENTHKVREFVISTLSARYENEFAEIYKSLAVEKEYTLSPEDMGERELKNMVLNFLLSTKNPEYETWCYDQFNSATNMTDEYASLVMLIHSESKYSEEVISKFFTKWKHETLVMQKWLTAQASASGEKTLGRIKELLSSEVYDKSVPNLVRSLVGTFTSNAIEFHAKSGDGYKFITDQIIDIDKLNPQMASRLAGSFKDYKRLPVELKGLVKDSLERILAVKDISRNVYEIISKTHADA from the coding sequence ATGAAAGACGCCACTCCAAAAACAATTTTTTTAAAGGATTACGCCCCTTCTGACTATTTAATTTCTACAATTCATTTAACATTCAATTTAGACGATACAAAGACTCAAGTAATTTCCAGAATGGAAGTTAAAGCAAATTATGACTTATCTGGTGGAAAGAGAGATATGTTCTTAAATGGTGAAGAGCTGTCACTTAATAAAATTCTAGTAGATGAAGTCGAGTTATCATCTGAGCAATATGAATTTGTTGATGAAGGATTAATTCTTAAAGAGGTTAAAGAGTCTTTCATCTTAGAGATTCACAATACAATTAACCCAGAGGCCAATAAGGCCCTTGATGGACTTTATAAGTCGGGTTCAATTTTCTGTACTCAAAATGAGCCAGAAGGATTTAGAAGAATTACATACTTTATTGATCGTCCTGATATTATGGCCGTTTATACAACTAAGGTGATTGCAGATAAGTCTAAGTATCCAGTGCTCCTTTCAAATGGAAACCCAATTAGCTATGGAGATTTAGAAGATGGGAAACACTTTGTAGAATGGTTAGACCCATTTGTTAAACCTTCTTATCTCTATGCTCTTGTGGCCGGAGACCTAGGGCTTGTTCAAGATGAATTTATCACAATGACTGGAAGAAAAATTGATCTTCGCATTTATGTTGATAAAGGAAATGAGTCTAAGTGTGGTCATGCTATGGAGAGTTTGAAGAACTCGATGAAGTGGGATGAAGAAGTCTATGGTCGTGAATATGATTTAGATATTTATATGATTGTTGCAGTTGACGCTTTCAATATGGGAGCTATGGAAAATAAGGGATTAAATATTTTTAACTCCGCATATGTTCTAGCGGACCCAAAAACGGCGACTGATGCTAACTTCTTTGGTATAGAAGGAGTTATCGGACACGAGTACTTTCATAACTGGACTGGAAATAGAATCACTTGTAGAGATTGGTTTCAACTGACTCTAAAAGAAGGACTAACTGTTTTTAGAGACCAAGAATTTTCTTCTGACATGAATTCAAGAGTTGTTAATAGAATTTCAAATATTCAAACATTGAAATCTAGACAATTCGTAGAAGATGCAGGACCGACGGCCCATCCTATTAAGCCGAGTAGCTATATTGAAATTAATAACTTCTACACCATGACTATCTATGAAAAAGGTTCGGAAGTGATAAGAATGATTCACACACTCTTAGGGCCAAAGGGGTTTAGAAAGGGGACAGATAAGTACTTCGAACTCTTTGATGGACAAGCAGTAACAACAGAAGACTTTATCCATGCAATGAGCATCGCAAATGATAACTATGACTTCTCACAGTTTAAAAATTGGTATCATCAAGCGGGGACTCCTGAAGTTGAAATTAAAACTTCTTATAATGAAGCGGCTAATGAATATAGTATTACACTTACTCAAAGTTGTAAGGCAACTCCTGGGCAAACGGATAAGAAACCTTACCTTATGCCATTTGCAATGGGGCTTGTTGATAAGAGTGGAAATGATTTCCCTTTAAAACTAAAAGAAGTTTTTACTGCTCAACCTCAAATTGAAAAGAATATTCTTCACTTAACTCAAGAGAGTGAGACTTTTACTTTTACTGGAATTGATCATGAGCCAATTCCTTCATTTAATAGAGGTTTTAGTGCTCCTATTAACTTAAAAACGGATAGATCATTAAGTGACTACGTCTACCTAATGGCAAATGATAATGACGAATTTAATCGTTACGAGTCGGCTCAAAATTTAGCGAAATCTCTAATGCTCTGTCTTGTTCAAGACGCTGCTAACGGAGTTGAACTAAAACTTGATGAGCCTTACGTTGAAGCTTATGGAAAACTTATTGCTGACTCAAGTCTAGATCATTCATTCAAGGCCCTTGCTCTAGGAATTCCTTCGGAAGGAGTTCTTCACCAATCGCAAGAGGTTGTAGACTTTGAAAATACACACAAGGTAAGAGAGTTTGTAATAAGTACTTTGTCAGCCAGATATGAAAATGAATTTGCAGAAATTTATAAGTCTCTTGCTGTCGAAAAAGAATACACTCTTTCACCAGAAGACATGGGAGAGAGAGAACTTAAGAATATGGTTCTAAATTTCTTACTTTCAACTAAGAATCCTGAATATGAGACTTGGTGTTATGACCAATTTAATAGCGCTACAAATATGACGGATGAATACGCTTCTCTTGTGATGCTTATTCACAGTGAATCAAAGTATAGCGAAGAAGTTATCTCGAAATTCTTTACGAAATGGAAACATGAAACTCTTGTTATGCAAAAGTGGTTAACTGCTCAGGCAAGTGCTTCTGGAGAGAAGACTCTGGGGCGTATTAAAGAACTTTTAAGTAGTGAAGTTTATGATAAGTCAGTACCAAATCTTGTAAGATCATTAGTAGGAACTTTTACTAGTAACGCTATTGAGTTTCATGCGAAATCTGGTGATGGATATAAGTTTATTACAGATCAAATTATCGATATCGACAAATTAAACCCTCAAATGGCGTCTCGACTCGCCGGAAGTTTTAAGGACTACAAGAGATTGCCAGTAGAGTTGAAGGGGTTAGTGAAGGATTCTCTAGAAAGAATTCTCGCAGTAAAAGATATATCTAGAAATGTTTATGAAATCATTTCTAAAACACATGCTGATGCGTAA
- a CDS encoding sterol desaturase family protein — MTAIKILEWASSSFFLFSNPANRLYYLYLLSFFVLALIFSKGSREVLTKKYWFNPSAIFDYKVYAFNSLIKAILIVPVLFSVFTVSKVVLSFLYFFFSDFKAFSLGDEKLIWIFSLYSFVINDFFRFFLHYLMHEIPFLWKFHRTHHTATSLTPFTLHRNHPVEVLLAQMRNVISLGFISGTFMFLFNKQIGGIDILGVNFLGFLFNFLGSNLRHSHIFLGYGPLEYIFISPAQHQIHHAKDEVLYNRNYGIALSLWDILFKSFKRSRGVSISGYGTGGEEGDHSFKTQVLDAFRT; from the coding sequence GTGACAGCGATTAAAATTTTAGAATGGGCCTCTAGCTCATTCTTTCTTTTTAGTAATCCGGCCAATAGGCTCTATTACTTATATCTTTTATCCTTCTTTGTTCTGGCCCTAATTTTCTCCAAGGGAAGTAGAGAAGTACTTACAAAGAAGTACTGGTTTAATCCTTCGGCCATTTTTGATTATAAAGTTTATGCTTTTAATTCTCTTATTAAAGCTATTCTTATTGTTCCTGTTTTGTTTTCCGTTTTCACGGTTTCAAAAGTCGTCTTAAGTTTTCTCTATTTCTTCTTTAGCGATTTTAAAGCATTTTCTTTGGGAGACGAAAAACTTATTTGGATTTTCTCTCTCTACTCTTTTGTGATTAATGATTTCTTTAGATTCTTTCTTCACTACTTAATGCATGAAATTCCTTTTCTTTGGAAGTTTCACCGCACTCATCACACGGCGACGAGTTTAACCCCATTTACTTTGCATCGTAATCATCCAGTGGAAGTCTTACTTGCACAGATGAGGAATGTGATAAGTTTAGGATTTATATCTGGAACATTTATGTTCTTATTTAATAAACAGATTGGTGGAATTGATATCTTAGGGGTTAACTTCTTAGGCTTTCTATTTAATTTTCTTGGAAGCAACTTAAGACACTCTCATATCTTTCTAGGCTATGGACCACTTGAATATATTTTTATTAGTCCAGCTCAACATCAAATTCATCATGCTAAGGATGAAGTTCTCTACAATAGAAATTATGGAATAGCTCTTTCTCTATGGGATATTCTCTTTAAAAGTTTTAAGAGATCTAGGGGAGTTTCCATCTCTGGCTACGGAACAGGAGGGGAAGAGGGGGACCACTCCTTTAAAACTCAAGTTTTAGACGCTTTTAGGACGTAA
- a CDS encoding transporter substrate-binding domain-containing protein, translating to MYKTILILLFTLTSTWGQTPRKVKIGTFLIPKYVRSKTEGEFVQLISALAKKSDVDIEIVLIPPKRAYYELELGTIEGLFPAMESKGLSSFETISDFYTKEMFVFERAGHDYRKIKNAKVCTTEGYTYPSDFIKEKGWKKIVASSDETCLALLEKKRVDLFIGEIVTVKESINVLGLSEVIKFNQYSPISSDKVTLAFRKGSDGKKLSEKFDKALKEIMIDRSFDKIFPTGTAKIER from the coding sequence ATGTATAAAACTATTCTAATCCTACTATTCACTCTCACATCTACCTGGGGACAAACTCCTCGTAAGGTTAAGATTGGGACTTTCCTAATTCCAAAGTATGTTAGATCGAAGACAGAAGGTGAATTTGTCCAGCTCATTTCAGCACTTGCTAAGAAGAGTGATGTGGATATCGAGATAGTATTAATTCCTCCTAAGAGGGCCTACTATGAACTTGAGCTTGGAACTATCGAGGGGCTATTTCCCGCTATGGAGTCTAAAGGTCTAAGCTCATTTGAAACGATCTCCGATTTTTACACTAAAGAAATGTTCGTCTTTGAAAGGGCGGGACATGATTATAGGAAAATTAAAAATGCCAAAGTTTGCACTACAGAAGGCTATACTTATCCTAGTGACTTTATAAAAGAAAAGGGATGGAAAAAAATTGTGGCAAGCTCCGATGAGACCTGCTTAGCACTTCTTGAAAAGAAGAGAGTCGATCTATTTATTGGAGAAATTGTAACGGTAAAGGAGTCCATTAATGTTCTTGGTCTAAGTGAAGTTATAAAATTCAATCAATATAGCCCTATTTCTTCTGATAAAGTGACCCTTGCATTTAGAAAGGGAAGTGATGGAAAGAAATTAAGTGAAAAGTTTGATAAAGCTTTAAAAGAGATTATGATAGATAGAAGCTTTGATAAAATTTTTCCTACAGGGACAGCCAAAATTGAAAGATAA
- a CDS encoding PilZ domain-containing protein, producing the protein MTIKDANKKHYFSIVELDEVMEAFSAAASENLTGYLWSQGQKGSDVEEYELINFSEARKLKLASTGGFLAKLSKSKLTNQEIFLKVNYNRFQYFTYGILRYDQEEKDYFIHITKDVYRSQQRTNYRLAANNFVKIQFKINETVYDAHDISAGGTSFSIDESDLEKYPEGEIFRDCMLRLNTYKFEIPQAKIAKTWPVKDTEENPTGVFKVGIAFIDVPKATEEELFKSINGEARAEEIRKKMKEKKLNS; encoded by the coding sequence ATGACAATTAAAGACGCTAATAAAAAACATTACTTTTCCATCGTTGAATTAGACGAGGTCATGGAAGCATTTTCAGCTGCTGCAAGTGAGAACCTGACCGGTTATCTCTGGTCACAAGGCCAAAAAGGAAGTGATGTAGAAGAGTATGAGCTCATAAACTTCAGCGAAGCAAGAAAACTAAAACTAGCTTCTACAGGTGGTTTTCTAGCGAAGCTTTCAAAGTCAAAACTCACCAATCAAGAAATTTTTCTAAAAGTTAACTACAACCGATTCCAATACTTCACTTACGGTATCCTTAGGTATGACCAAGAAGAGAAAGACTACTTCATACACATCACAAAAGACGTTTATAGATCTCAACAAAGAACAAACTACAGGCTCGCTGCCAATAACTTTGTTAAGATTCAATTTAAAATTAATGAAACCGTCTATGATGCTCACGACATTTCGGCGGGAGGTACATCATTTTCAATAGATGAATCTGATCTCGAAAAGTATCCTGAAGGCGAAATCTTTCGAGATTGTATGCTAAGGCTCAATACTTACAAGTTTGAAATTCCACAAGCAAAAATTGCTAAAACATGGCCAGTAAAAGATACCGAAGAAAATCCTACAGGTGTTTTCAAAGTGGGAATTGCTTTTATTGATGTTCCCAAGGCCACTGAAGAAGAGCTATTTAAATCTATAAATGGTGAAGCCAGAGCGGAAGAAATTAGAAAGAAAATGAAAGAGAAAAAGCTTAACTCTTAA
- a CDS encoding transporter substrate-binding domain-containing protein, with translation MKKLIYLLLVFSLSSQIVAKEKVSIATFLIPRYVQSETNGEFITLVKKLAEIAGYEISLTVLPPKRAIQKFTDGEFDGYFPGVDSISPKNIYKTSDFYIKEDFIFQMKGSDYKKIAMPKVCLTGGYPYAKEVLENKKWEILYGKSDENCLELLKINRVQLFIGEEFTIMAALKSLKLSDKVFYDRFTPVSTQGVYFAFSETKRGKIISQKFDKALKKMVMDGSFDSLFPEKKR, from the coding sequence ATGAAGAAATTAATTTACTTACTATTAGTTTTTTCTCTTTCATCTCAAATCGTAGCAAAGGAAAAAGTATCCATTGCTACTTTTTTAATTCCTAGATATGTACAGTCTGAGACTAACGGAGAGTTTATAACACTTGTGAAGAAGCTCGCAGAAATAGCGGGTTACGAAATTTCACTAACAGTTCTTCCTCCCAAGAGAGCTATTCAGAAGTTTACTGATGGAGAATTTGATGGTTACTTTCCAGGTGTTGATAGTATAAGTCCGAAGAATATTTATAAGACTTCTGATTTCTACATTAAAGAAGATTTTATTTTTCAAATGAAAGGTTCCGATTATAAAAAAATCGCGATGCCAAAGGTTTGTCTGACTGGAGGTTATCCCTACGCAAAAGAAGTACTCGAAAATAAGAAGTGGGAAATTCTTTATGGGAAGTCGGACGAGAATTGTTTGGAGCTATTAAAGATTAATAGAGTTCAGCTTTTCATCGGGGAGGAGTTTACAATAATGGCGGCCTTAAAATCCCTAAAATTGTCAGATAAGGTTTTCTATGACCGCTTTACTCCTGTCTCTACTCAAGGGGTGTACTTCGCATTCTCCGAAACTAAGAGAGGCAAGATAATTAGTCAAAAATTCGATAAGGCCCTAAAGAAAATGGTTATGGATGGAAGCTTCGATTCTCTATTTCCAGAGAAAAAGAGGTGA
- a CDS encoding imelysin family protein — translation MRNLILTSALLVASFSASAVKAPFKNNEVLNREVISNYSELALLNYNDSLAGARELKSEIAKFIKLAEENAVSAKEQFEMVKKTWSIDARLPYGQSEIFRFYNGPVDFEAIDDGVVTYLESINFEGVEGLMNAWPLDEIYIDYVKEDSSAGLVNNRGIELTKEVIVSMNEREGEKNISTGYHAIEFLLWGQDRSLETAGTRPYTDYVTGGTAKNQDRRRTYLSLLIDLLDDHLSSVTNQWVKGETNYRTEFLKRDTNSVLTDIFISMTSMAGDELKSERIENAFLLEDQEEEHSCFSDQTINDIYTNALGVKNIYFGEYSAQNLDKKINGKGISDLVAFVNPALDKKIATKFKSLFNNINFFYKKSRSGEVQIGNINTPFDRALTTNKVEIQNIIDDLGAIDELLREAALELGLEIE, via the coding sequence ATGCGAAATCTTATACTTACGTCGGCCCTACTTGTAGCATCTTTTTCTGCAAGCGCTGTAAAAGCACCATTTAAAAATAATGAGGTCTTAAATAGAGAAGTTATCTCAAATTACAGTGAACTTGCTCTTTTAAACTATAACGATTCACTTGCAGGAGCAAGAGAGCTTAAGAGTGAAATTGCAAAATTTATAAAACTAGCTGAAGAGAATGCAGTTTCTGCAAAAGAGCAATTTGAAATGGTTAAAAAAACATGGTCAATTGATGCTCGTCTTCCTTACGGACAATCTGAAATTTTTAGATTCTACAATGGTCCAGTTGACTTTGAAGCAATTGATGACGGAGTAGTGACATACTTAGAATCAATTAACTTTGAAGGTGTAGAAGGCCTAATGAATGCGTGGCCTCTTGATGAAATCTACATCGACTATGTAAAGGAAGATTCAAGCGCAGGACTTGTAAATAATAGAGGGATTGAGCTAACTAAAGAAGTTATCGTTTCAATGAACGAGAGAGAAGGTGAGAAGAATATTTCAACTGGATATCACGCAATTGAATTTCTTCTATGGGGACAAGATAGATCTTTAGAAACGGCAGGAACTAGACCATATACTGACTATGTCACTGGTGGAACTGCTAAAAACCAAGATAGAAGAAGAACATACCTCTCTCTTCTTATTGATCTCCTAGATGATCACCTAAGCTCAGTGACTAATCAATGGGTAAAGGGAGAAACTAACTACAGAACTGAATTCCTAAAGAGAGACACGAATTCTGTTTTAACTGATATCTTTATTTCTATGACTTCCATGGCCGGTGATGAGCTTAAGAGTGAGAGAATTGAAAATGCCTTTCTTTTAGAAGATCAAGAGGAAGAGCATTCGTGTTTTTCTGATCAGACAATTAATGACATTTATACAAATGCTCTTGGTGTGAAGAATATCTATTTTGGAGAATACTCAGCACAAAACTTAGATAAGAAAATTAATGGAAAAGGAATTAGCGATCTCGTTGCTTTTGTAAATCCAGCTCTTGATAAGAAGATTGCGACAAAATTTAAGTCACTCTTTAATAATATTAATTTCTTTTACAAAAAGTCTAGAAGTGGAGAAGTTCAAATTGGAAATATCAACACTCCATTTGATAGAGCGCTAACGACTAATAAAGTTGAGATTCAAAATATCATTGACGACTTGGGTGCAATTGATGAGCTTCTAAGAGAAGCAGCTCTTGAGTTAGGTCTAGAGATTGAATAA
- a CDS encoding di-heme oxidoredictase family protein codes for MNKSLRLKNILPLLIIILISSGAKARTLSFTGPKDFARLIEGLSSSELAKVKAGFSLFAKPWVAAPSSTRVRDGLGPHFNATSCMSCHSRMGRGNPLRSDGSLDHSILFRVSTGNTSERGPVPDAIYGLQLQGKSLIQIEREAEVSVHYTSISGTYPDGTTYSLRKPSFNFSKLNYGPFDSLIHISPRTSPILAGLGFIDAISKEDILSQVDEFDLDRDGISGRANYSWSASKNKLMVGRFGHKANVPTLLDQIAGALQGDMGITSSLAPLENCGELQLECHSILNGGEPEISDDHIGFIHLLLKSIAPPKVEVVKSEDFGRKIFSKIGCVKCHTANYAVRGREVSPYSDFLLHDMGEELADNREDFKATGREWKTAPLWGLGSLKKVNGHTNLLHDGRARNVEEAILWHGGEASKTREKFKALSKKERSSLLKFLNQI; via the coding sequence TTGAATAAGAGTCTTAGACTTAAAAATATACTACCACTACTTATAATAATTCTTATAAGTAGTGGTGCTAAAGCAAGGACTTTAAGTTTCACTGGTCCTAAAGATTTCGCTCGCCTTATTGAAGGTTTGAGTTCAAGTGAGTTGGCCAAAGTTAAGGCCGGTTTTTCTCTCTTTGCTAAACCTTGGGTTGCAGCACCTTCTTCAACTCGAGTTCGTGACGGGCTAGGACCACACTTCAATGCTACAAGCTGTATGAGTTGCCACTCTCGCATGGGAAGGGGAAACCCTCTTCGCAGTGACGGTAGTCTTGATCACTCAATTCTTTTTAGGGTTTCAACCGGTAATACTAGTGAGAGAGGTCCTGTTCCTGACGCCATTTATGGATTGCAACTTCAGGGGAAGTCACTCATTCAGATTGAAAGAGAGGCAGAAGTCTCTGTTCATTATACTAGCATTTCTGGAACTTATCCTGATGGCACTACATACTCGCTTAGAAAACCTTCTTTCAACTTTTCTAAATTAAATTATGGACCTTTTGATTCTTTAATTCATATCTCTCCGCGAACGAGTCCTATACTTGCAGGTCTTGGCTTTATTGATGCAATTTCCAAAGAGGATATTCTCTCTCAAGTCGATGAGTTCGACCTTGATAGAGATGGTATTAGTGGAAGAGCTAATTATTCTTGGAGCGCATCTAAGAATAAGCTAATGGTCGGGCGTTTTGGACATAAAGCGAATGTTCCAACTCTTCTAGATCAAATAGCAGGGGCCCTTCAAGGTGATATGGGGATTACTAGCTCTCTTGCACCTTTGGAAAATTGTGGAGAGCTTCAACTTGAATGCCACTCTATTTTAAATGGAGGAGAGCCTGAAATTAGTGATGATCACATAGGCTTTATTCATCTTCTCTTGAAGTCTATTGCTCCACCGAAAGTTGAGGTCGTTAAGTCAGAAGATTTTGGACGAAAGATATTTTCAAAAATTGGTTGCGTAAAATGCCATACAGCGAATTATGCAGTGAGAGGGAGAGAAGTTTCCCCTTATTCCGATTTTCTACTTCATGACATGGGTGAAGAGCTCGCCGACAATAGAGAAGACTTTAAGGCCACAGGAAGAGAGTGGAAGACTGCTCCTCTCTGGGGACTTGGAAGTCTTAAGAAAGTGAATGGTCACACGAATCTACTACATGACGGACGAGCGAGAAATGTCGAGGAGGCGATTCTTTGGCACGGAGGAGAGGCTTCTAAGACTCGAGAAAAATTCAAGGCACTCTCTAAAAAAGAGCGTTCTTCACTACTTAAATTTCTAAATCAAATTTAA
- a CDS encoding cytochrome c peroxidase yields the protein MRKLILFFTLLFLQTTMADIDLELAKIIKDNNLQPLESPTPSPKVLVNLGSRLFMEPLLSGNKNMTCMHCHHPRLGSSDGLPFSIGEGGVGIGPNREQNGRGRGLVIRRNSPALINLGYKDEVTVMFQDGRVEYDPKTKAYRTPEVALNGKSPKAAYITKSLSGALSAQALFPITSPEEMMGRAETAEVDNEFIGMDSNLKVWKGVMDRLLNGKKSELYTNLFKSSFPDQKEFNIGNVGTALSAFMKDAFSFVETPYDHYLKGNLNAMTLSQKKGLKVFAGRGKCINCHAGKHLTNFEFKTTGTPQIGIEGSNQIDDRGRFEVTGEKRDLYKFKTPPLRNTALNPPYMHSGVFQTLKQVIDHYDNVKDTLGNFEMTSEIQKFYEDILIVDKDKLRNKFRFQLMSIGELRKGLKLTVTEKENLLDFIQNALTDKRFSSKEFLEDETIWPTRPENFVIQ from the coding sequence ATGAGAAAGCTTATATTATTTTTCACACTTCTATTTCTCCAAACAACTATGGCGGACATCGACCTTGAGCTCGCTAAGATTATTAAAGACAATAATTTACAGCCCCTTGAAAGCCCTACCCCCTCCCCAAAAGTTCTAGTTAATTTAGGGTCTCGTCTGTTTATGGAACCACTCTTAAGTGGAAACAAAAATATGACCTGTATGCACTGTCATCACCCAAGACTAGGCTCTAGTGATGGACTTCCTTTCTCTATTGGCGAAGGAGGTGTTGGAATTGGTCCAAACCGAGAACAAAATGGCCGCGGTAGAGGCTTGGTTATTAGAAGAAACTCTCCCGCCCTTATCAACTTAGGTTATAAAGATGAAGTGACGGTGATGTTTCAAGATGGCCGCGTAGAATATGATCCCAAAACAAAAGCTTACAGAACACCTGAAGTTGCACTTAACGGAAAGAGTCCAAAAGCTGCATATATAACAAAGAGTTTAAGTGGCGCTCTTTCCGCGCAAGCTTTATTTCCTATTACAAGCCCAGAAGAGATGATGGGAAGAGCAGAGACTGCAGAAGTAGATAATGAGTTTATAGGGATGGACTCTAACTTAAAAGTTTGGAAAGGAGTAATGGACAGACTTTTAAATGGAAAGAAGAGTGAGCTCTACACAAATTTATTTAAATCTTCTTTTCCAGATCAAAAAGAATTTAATATTGGAAATGTTGGAACTGCATTAAGTGCTTTTATGAAAGATGCTTTTAGCTTTGTTGAAACTCCTTATGATCATTATTTAAAAGGAAATTTAAATGCAATGACACTTAGTCAGAAGAAAGGACTAAAAGTTTTTGCAGGAAGAGGAAAGTGCATTAATTGTCACGCTGGAAAGCATCTGACTAACTTTGAATTTAAAACAACTGGAACTCCGCAAATTGGAATTGAAGGTTCAAACCAAATTGACGACAGAGGAAGGTTTGAAGTCACAGGAGAAAAGAGAGATCTTTATAAGTTCAAAACGCCTCCTCTAAGAAATACTGCACTCAATCCTCCGTACATGCACTCAGGTGTTTTTCAAACTCTCAAACAAGTTATTGATCACTACGATAACGTAAAAGATACACTTGGTAATTTTGAGATGACTTCTGAAATTCAAAAGTTCTATGAAGACATTCTAATTGTTGACAAAGACAAGCTTCGAAATAAGTTCAGGTTTCAATTAATGAGTATTGGAGAACTTAGAAAAGGTTTAAAACTAACAGTAACGGAAAAAGAAAATCTTCTAGATTTTATACAAAATGCTCTTACAGATAAGAGATTTAGTAGTAAGGAATTTCTAGAAGATGAAACGATCTGGCCAACGCGACCAGAGAACTTCGTTATTCAATAA